The region CTCGACGTGCTGACGGCCGACGATATCGAACTGGCCGTGGGCGACGGCAATATCATGCTGCCCGGCATGCTCGACGCCATCCGCACCCTGTCCTACCGCGTCTGCGCCATGGGCCTGGAGCCGGAACTGACGCGCTTTCACAATGAGATCGAAGTGTTCCAGTCGCCGTTCATGGTGCAGAACACCGAAGTGAACGCCTACCTCGACGCCTACACCCAGTTGCTGCAAGGTAGCCTGGATCATATCGAGGACGCCCGCCATCTGCTGGTGATGCTGGACCAGTGCGACGCCGTGATCGCCAAGATCCGCAAGAAGGCGCTGTACCAGGGCACCAGCATTGCGCTGACGTATTTATTGGTGGCGCTGGCGCAAAGCATCGACCGCCTGCGCAAGCTGCTGTTCCTGGTCGACACCAGCGGCGAGCTGCCCGGCTCGATCAATGTCGACATCGCCGCCATCACTTCTGATGCCACGCCGGACCTGATCGACGCGCGCCCGGTCAGCCGCCGCCGCGCGGGCGCCGTGGCGCTGGCGCTGGAACTGATCCGCGCGCACAACCACAAGTACAAGGTCAGCGATTTGTTTACTGACAATATCAACTTGCTCGCCCGTAACGTGACGGAAAACGCCAGCCGCACCGGCGAACACTATATCGCCGAGAACCGGCGCGAAATGGCCGCCATGTTCCTGTCGTCGGCCGGCGCCGGCGTCATCATCGGCTTCATGGCGCTGTTCAAGATCCTGATGTCGTATCTGCGCTCGGCGCCGCTGGTCGAAGCCTTCATGTTCAGCATGAATTATTCGATCGGCTTCATGTTCATCCATTTGCTGCACTTCACGGTGGCCACCAAGCAGCCGGCCATGACCGCCTCGCGCATCGCCGCCGGCCTGCACAGCAAGGACGGCCGCAATATCGACCTCGACAGCATGGCCGAGCTGATCAATAAAGTGTTCCGCACGCAGAACATGGCGGTGCTGGGCAATATCGCCACGGCGATTCCCACCGCCTGGCTGATCGCGCTGGGCTACCACGCCATCACGGGCCATCATCTGGTGTCACCCGAGAAAGCCATGCATTTGCTGCATGACATCGATCCCATCGGCAGCCCGGCCATTTTCTACGCCATGATCGCCGGCGTCTGCCTGTTCGTGGCCGGCTTGATTTCAGGCTACTATGACAACCAGGCGCTGTACACGCGCTGGGCCCAGCGCATCGCGCAACTGCGCGGCCTGGGCCGGGTGATCGGCCAGGAACGGCTGGCCCGGCTGGGCCTGTATCTGGAAAATAACCTGGGCGGGCTGATGGGTAACTTCTACTTCGGCATCCTGCTGGGCACCATCGGCACCCTGGGTTTTTTGATCGGCCTGCCGATCGATATCCGCCACATTACCTTCTCGGCCGCCAACTTTGCGACAGCGCTTGTCGGACTCGACCACAATATGAGCTGGCAACTGGCCGTCAAGTCGCTGGCCGGCATCTTCGCCATCGGCACGGCCAACCTGCTGGTCAGCTTTGGCCTGGCGCTGTGGGTGGCGCTGCGGTCGCGCCAGGTGCGCTTCAAGCATGGCTTGCAGCTGTTGAAGATCCTGGGCAAGCGTTTCCTGAAGTCGCCGATTTTGTTTTTCTTTGGTTCCAAAAACCCGCCGCCGCTGGCGCTGGCCGATGAAGTGCTAGACCCCTTACCGATAAAAGGCCAAAAATGACTGCGAAGCGCCTGCAGCCCTGTCTTACCGCATTCTTGCTGTGCTGGACCCTGGTTGCATGCGCTGGGTTACCAGACGTCAAGAATCTGAATAACGAACTGGCACCGGTGGCCACGCCCAAAGTGATCACCGGCAAGGGCGCCGTGCTGAACGTCAACAGCCGCGCCGCCCTGCTCAACAAGCGCTGGGCCAAGTCCGGCATGGACCTGAAGACCCAGGCCGCGCTGGAAGAGGCGGCCACCGGCGTGCCGCTGATCAAGGGCAACAAGGTGACCCTGCTGTTCGACGGCCCGCAGACGATGAAGGAAATGCTCAAAGCCATCGCCGAAGCGAAGTCCACCATCAACCTGGAAACCTATATCTTCGACCAGGACCCGATGGGCCTGAAATTTGCCGATGCGCTGATCGAAAAACAGCAGGCGGGCGTGACGGTCAATATCATCTACGACAGCGTGGGGACGCTCGGCGTGCCACAGGCGTTTTTCGAGCGCATGCGCGCGGCCGGCATCCACCTGGTGGCCTTCAACCCCGTCAATCCGGCCAAGCTCAAGGGCGAGGAGTGGAAGATCAACAACCGCGACCACCGCAAGTTGCTGATCGTCGACGGCAAGATGGCGTTTACGGGTGGCATCAATATCAGCAATACCTATTCGAAAAGCTCGCTGTTCCGCTCCAAGGCCAAGCCGTCCGACAAGGATGACGTGGGCTGGCGCGATACCCACGTGAAAATCGAAGGCCCGGCTGCGGCCGCCTTCCAGTGGCTGTTCATCCGCACCTGGGCCCAGCAGGACCAGGCCGACCTGCCCGACGCACCCTACTTCCCGGTGATCGCCGAAGTGGGCGACAAGCTGGTGCGCGTGGTGGCCAGCGAGCCGGGCGGCGGCTTCGAGATCTACAAGGCGTATATCCTGGCGATCCAGGAAGCGAAAAAAAGCATCCATATCACCTCGGCCTATTTCGTGCCCGACAAGCAGACGGTCGACGCCCTGACCGCCGCCGCGAAACGGGGCGTGGAAGTCAAGGTGGTGTTGCCGGGCGTGTCCGACAGCGGCCTGGTGTTCCATGCGGGACACGCCCTGTACGACGAACTGCTGGCCGGCGGCGTGCGCATCTACCACTTGAAACTGGCGGTGCTGCACGCCAAGACGGCGGTCATCGACGGCGCCTGGTCGACCGTCGGCTCGACCAATATCGACATGCGCAGCTTCCTGCATAACAGCGAGCTGAACGTGGTCGTGCTGGGCGACAGCTTTGGCCGCGAAATGGAAAACGCCTTCCAGGAAGACTTGCGCGACTCGGAAGAAATCACCAAGGCCAAGTGGGAATCACGGCCGTGGGCCGACCGCATGAAGGAGTGGGCGGCGCAGTTCATGCATTACTGGCTGTGAACGCCGGCTTGGCCAACCCTGCCACTGGAACTCACCCCGCTTTTGCGCTATATTGCACCAATAGTGTGATAATCGTCGCAAGATGACCATTTACCCGGAGTTGACAACATGAGCACAGTGCGCAAAACCATCACCTTGACGGATAAACAGGACGACTGGATCAAGGCGCAGATAGCGGCTGGCCGTTACACCAACGACAGTGAATATATTCGCGACCTGATCCGGCGTGAACAGGAACGCAGCGCCGAACTCGACGTCATCCGTGCCGCACTGATGGAAGGCGAAGCCAGCGGCGAACCGCGACCTTTCGATGCCAGCGCGTTCAAGCAAAGGATGCTGGCAGCGCATGGCTGAGTATCGGCTCACGCCGGCCGCCGAGCAGGATCTGGAAGCGATCTGGATCCATACCGCGCAGCGCTGGAGTGTGGAGCAGGCAAGCCGCTATATGGATATCATGACGGCTGCCTTTGCCACCCTGGCGCGCTCCCCCAGAGCCGCACCGGCATGCGACGATATTCGGCCAGGCTATCGCCGCCGCAGCGTTGAGCAACACATGATTTATTTCCGTATCACGCCCTATGGCATTGCCATCGTTCGCATCCTGCACCAGCGCATGGATGCACCGCGCCATCTGTAAGCAAACAGAGCTGCATCAAAGCGGCCGCATGCTGGCCCACACCCCGCCCGTGCGCTCGAACGCCTCGGTGCTGACTTTCTCGAAGTTGGCGCTGTCTTCATTCCAGCTGTAGCGCTCGACACGGATATCGCTGTCTTCGATCAGGATCACATTGAAGGAATTCGACTCGCCCCTGCCGCGCGTGGAGGTGGCCGTTCCAGCCTGCACCATCAGCGCCGCGTAGCCGTCGATCTTGTAGCGCTCGGCCGTGTTGCCCGACACGCTGGCGTGCAGGTGGCCGGCCAGCAGCAGGTCGACGCCGCACTCGGAAAACATCTGCAGCGCCTGCGGCGCGCGGTCGACCAGGTCGTCCTTGTCGAAGTGCTCGGGCAGGTCGAACGGGTGATGCGTGACGATGACTCTCGTCAGGCCTTGCGGCAAGGCCGCCATGCGCGTGCGCAAGGCATCAATCTGCTCGTGGCTGATACGGCCGTCCTTGAAGGTCAGGGAGCGCGCCGTGTTGATGCCCAGCACGGCGATTTCATCGTCCACATATTCGGGCGACAGATCGTCCGTCACATAGCGCTGGTATTTCACCAGCGGCGTCAGGAAGCGGCTGAAAATGTTATACAGCGGCACGTCGTGGTTGCCCGGCACCACGATCTGCGGCCCCGGCAAACTGTCCAGGTAACCGCGCGCGGCCTGGAATTCGGCGCTGCGGGCGCGCTGGCTCAGGTCGCCAGAAACCACCACCACGTGCGGTTCGAGCTGGTCGATCAAGGTGCGCAGCGGCGCCAGCAGGGCCTGGTCGACCTTGCCGAAATGCAGGTCGGATAAATGGACGATGGTGCGCATGTCAATTCTCCTCGACAAATACTGGCGCCGGCACAAGCACCTCGAGCGCGGCCGGGCGGATGCGGTATTGCAGCGGCGTATTCATGACCGTCACTTCGCCATCGGTGGCCACGCG is a window of Janthinobacterium sp. J1-1 DNA encoding:
- a CDS encoding type II toxin-antitoxin system RelE/ParE family toxin → MAEYRLTPAAEQDLEAIWIHTAQRWSVEQASRYMDIMTAAFATLARSPRAAPACDDIRPGYRRRSVEQHMIYFRITPYGIAIVRILHQRMDAPRHL
- a CDS encoding site-specific recombinase — encoded protein: MLAILERIDPYTSNIDLLVELFNSLRPKRPHDSATAIANVRTLRQLLKGNPAQARALHEYVLRVLAARRHASLYTDIGVLSNSGFFTELKRRIAYRMLPPALGDEYLNDALDQVLYLETDHLWISNVPATDWLELLDVLTADDIELAVGDGNIMLPGMLDAIRTLSYRVCAMGLEPELTRFHNEIEVFQSPFMVQNTEVNAYLDAYTQLLQGSLDHIEDARHLLVMLDQCDAVIAKIRKKALYQGTSIALTYLLVALAQSIDRLRKLLFLVDTSGELPGSINVDIAAITSDATPDLIDARPVSRRRAGAVALALELIRAHNHKYKVSDLFTDNINLLARNVTENASRTGEHYIAENRREMAAMFLSSAGAGVIIGFMALFKILMSYLRSAPLVEAFMFSMNYSIGFMFIHLLHFTVATKQPAMTASRIAAGLHSKDGRNIDLDSMAELINKVFRTQNMAVLGNIATAIPTAWLIALGYHAITGHHLVSPEKAMHLLHDIDPIGSPAIFYAMIAGVCLFVAGLISGYYDNQALYTRWAQRIAQLRGLGRVIGQERLARLGLYLENNLGGLMGNFYFGILLGTIGTLGFLIGLPIDIRHITFSAANFATALVGLDHNMSWQLAVKSLAGIFAIGTANLLVSFGLALWVALRSRQVRFKHGLQLLKILGKRFLKSPILFFFGSKNPPPLALADEVLDPLPIKGQK
- a CDS encoding type II toxin-antitoxin system ParD family antitoxin; amino-acid sequence: MSTVRKTITLTDKQDDWIKAQIAAGRYTNDSEYIRDLIRREQERSAELDVIRAALMEGEASGEPRPFDASAFKQRMLAAHG
- the cls gene encoding cardiolipin synthase produces the protein MTAKRLQPCLTAFLLCWTLVACAGLPDVKNLNNELAPVATPKVITGKGAVLNVNSRAALLNKRWAKSGMDLKTQAALEEAATGVPLIKGNKVTLLFDGPQTMKEMLKAIAEAKSTINLETYIFDQDPMGLKFADALIEKQQAGVTVNIIYDSVGTLGVPQAFFERMRAAGIHLVAFNPVNPAKLKGEEWKINNRDHRKLLIVDGKMAFTGGINISNTYSKSSLFRSKAKPSDKDDVGWRDTHVKIEGPAAAAFQWLFIRTWAQQDQADLPDAPYFPVIAEVGDKLVRVVASEPGGGFEIYKAYILAIQEAKKSIHITSAYFVPDKQTVDALTAAAKRGVEVKVVLPGVSDSGLVFHAGHALYDELLAGGVRIYHLKLAVLHAKTAVIDGAWSTVGSTNIDMRSFLHNSELNVVVLGDSFGREMENAFQEDLRDSEEITKAKWESRPWADRMKEWAAQFMHYWL
- a CDS encoding metallophosphoesterase family protein, yielding MRTIVHLSDLHFGKVDQALLAPLRTLIDQLEPHVVVVSGDLSQRARSAEFQAARGYLDSLPGPQIVVPGNHDVPLYNIFSRFLTPLVKYQRYVTDDLSPEYVDDEIAVLGINTARSLTFKDGRISHEQIDALRTRMAALPQGLTRVIVTHHPFDLPEHFDKDDLVDRAPQALQMFSECGVDLLLAGHLHASVSGNTAERYKIDGYAALMVQAGTATSTRGRGESNSFNVILIEDSDIRVERYSWNEDSANFEKVSTEAFERTGGVWASMRPL